Proteins co-encoded in one Leptospira dzoumogneensis genomic window:
- a CDS encoding GmrSD restriction endonuclease domain-containing protein: MSNYDENEITDFYEEEDSEVFEDFPKNRRIIWQPKDYSIREFFTMKGDSELILQPEYQREYVFDPKRSSRLIESILMDVPIPVIYLAEEENGSYSVIDGQQRLTTFISFLEGKFPDGKEFKLNGLKIFPELNRKSFNELDKKDQHKIRTTTIHSIIIKKESDPDIKFEIFERLNTGSVKLNEDEIRNSVYRGPYIELLAELSENKHFNEIINKPNYKKRMIYRGMILRYFALTERSYLNYRPSMKKFCNSHLNDFKNLSEQKRQEFKDKFSKSVDLCYSVFGKNAFRRFKPGHSDQNPNGNWGASRINMAIFDIVMVCFNNYSKNTIMKYADDIRESLIDLMSNNEEFIDAIETKTSDSESTKKRFVVWSQILENLISEQKEKRTFSYKVKKDLFSVDSTCKLCNQRIMIIDDAEVDHILPFSKGGSTKLENAQITHRFCNRNKYNKINNSL, translated from the coding sequence ATGAGTAATTACGATGAAAATGAGATAACGGACTTTTACGAAGAAGAAGACAGCGAAGTCTTTGAAGATTTTCCCAAAAATAGAAGAATCATATGGCAGCCCAAAGACTATAGTATTAGAGAATTTTTTACGATGAAAGGGGATTCTGAACTTATCTTACAACCTGAATATCAGAGAGAATATGTTTTTGATCCCAAAAGATCTAGCCGATTAATAGAATCCATATTAATGGACGTCCCTATACCTGTTATATACTTAGCTGAAGAAGAGAATGGATCCTATAGTGTGATTGATGGACAGCAACGCCTAACTACATTTATATCATTTTTGGAAGGAAAATTTCCTGATGGAAAAGAATTCAAACTTAACGGTTTAAAAATATTTCCGGAATTGAATCGAAAAAGTTTTAATGAACTAGATAAGAAAGATCAGCATAAAATTAGAACTACTACTATTCATTCGATAATAATTAAGAAGGAATCGGATCCGGACATTAAGTTTGAAATTTTTGAAAGACTAAATACTGGGTCCGTAAAGTTAAATGAAGATGAAATTCGAAATTCCGTCTATCGAGGCCCATATATTGAATTATTGGCTGAACTTTCCGAAAATAAACATTTTAATGAAATAATCAACAAGCCGAATTATAAAAAGCGAATGATATATAGAGGTATGATCCTTAGGTATTTTGCATTAACGGAAAGATCATATTTAAATTATCGGCCTTCGATGAAGAAATTTTGTAATTCGCATCTTAACGATTTTAAAAACTTGAGTGAACAGAAAAGGCAAGAATTTAAAGATAAATTTTCAAAATCTGTAGATTTATGTTACTCGGTTTTTGGGAAAAACGCTTTTCGAAGATTTAAACCAGGTCACTCGGATCAGAATCCTAATGGAAATTGGGGAGCAAGCCGCATTAATATGGCAATATTCGATATAGTAATGGTTTGTTTTAATAATTACTCGAAAAATACCATCATGAAATATGCTGATGATATTAGAGAAAGTTTAATTGATCTAATGTCAAATAATGAAGAGTTCATCGATGCAATTGAAACTAAAACAAGTGATTCCGAAAGTACTAAGAAGCGATTTGTTGTTTGGTCCCAGATTTTAGAGAATTTAATTTCAGAGCAGAAAGAAAAACGTACATTTTCATATAAGGTGAAAAAGGACCTGTTCTCAGTAGATTCCACATGCAAATTATGTAACCAACGTATTATGATTATTGATGATGCGGAAGTAGATCATATATTGCCGTTTTCAAAAGGTGGGTCGACGAAATTGGAGAATGCTCAAATTACACATCGATTTTGCAATAGAAATAAGTATAATAAGATCAATAACAGTTTATAA